The genomic interval CGTCGCCGTCCCTCAGACCGACGACCCCGTCGACGCCTGCGTGACTCGCCTCGAAGACGGCTTCGGTATCACCGGCGTGGACGCCGTCGTCGTCGACGACGCGTGAGCGGCACGCCGCTGCCTCCGCCGCCCTGGTGGACACCGCTCGTGCGGGTTCGATTCCCGCCCGGAGGCCTTATGCATCGTATGCATCTCGCTGCCGCGCTCGACCGGCAGCGCCGACAGCAGGATCGCTCGAACGACCGCCGACGCCGCCGGCGTCGGTAATCGTGTGGTGGCCGGGCGCGGTCACCACGCCCCGCCCACTCCCGCCGTTGCGACACCGCTAGTCCGTACCCGCTGGCGCTCGCTTCCACACATGAAGGGCCGTACAATTACGGCTCGTTCGAATCACAGTCTCCGGACACCCAAATCCCTTCTCCCGGAGACGTTCGGCCCCGTTCCCGACCGTCTGGAACGGGAGCCCCGATACAAACCCACGCGTTTCACAGATGGGGGTGCATGAACCGACACTGCTGGCAGCCCACGGACAGGGGTGAGCGGGCGTGACACTCTCCAGACGTGACTTCCTGAGCGCCGCCGGTGCTGGCGCCGTCGGTGCCCTCGTCGGCAGCGGGTGGGGGGCCTCACAGGCCACCGACCCGGTCACGGACGTGGACAACCCGCTCAAGGCCTACCCCAACCGCGAGTGGGAACAGGTGTACCGCGACATCTACGCCTACGACGATGTCGACTGGACGGTCTGTCACCCCAACTGTACGCAGTCGTGTGCGCTGAACTTCTACATGAAAAACGGCGTCCCGATCCGCGCCGAGCAGGTCTACCACAACGAGGAGCCCTCGGTCGGCCCCTCGGGGTACGAGGACGCCGGCGTCAGCCAGGCCTGGAACCCCCGGGGGTGTATGAAGGGACTGACGCTGCACCGCCGCACGTACGAGCCCTCACGGATCAAGTATCCGATGGTCCGCAAGGGGTGGTCACCCGACGACCCCAACCCCGAGGGCCGGGGCGAAGACGAGTTCGAACGGGTCTCCTGGGACGAGGCGCTGGACCTGCTGGCCGAGAAGATGGCCCGGTTGGAGGACAACAAGCAGTTCCACATCTTCAACGCGATCAAGGCCGACGGGCTGTTTACCCGTCACGGCGCCGGCCGACGGCTCGCGTCGATCTTCGGCGGCTGTGAGTGGACCGAGTACGACTGGTACGCCGACCTGCCGCCGGGCCACGTCATCACGACGGGCTACCAGACCAGCGACGCCGACGCCTCGGCGTGGCGGCAGGCCGACTACACGATCATCCAGGGCAAGAACCTCATCCACAACAAACTGGCGGACAACCACTTCCTGCAGGAGACCCGCGAGCGCGGCGGGGAGATGGTCGGCATCTACCCGGACTACTCCCCGACCGTCCAGAAGTGCGACCGCTGGCTTCCGGTTCGGCCGGGCAGCGATCCCGCGGTCCCGCTGGGGATGGCCCACGTCATCATCGACGAAGGGCTGTACGACGCCGAGTTCATGCGCAAGTTCACGAGCCTCCCGCTCCTGGTCCGGGAAGACGACGGGAAGTACCTCCGTGCCCACGAGGTGTTCTCCGACCACGAACCGCCGGCGGAGGCGGACGAACACGACTGGGGCGAGTTCGTCGTCCTCGATCAGTCGGGATCGCCGGTCCCGATGGATCGGGAGTCGGTCGGCGAGGAGATGCCAGCGACGCCACGACTCGATGTCGACACCGACGTATCGTTGGCAGCGGGTGAGAGCGTCTCCGTCCGCAGCGACTTCGCCCGCCAGCGGGACAACGTGATGGCGAACTACGATCCCGAGACGGTCGCGGAGATCACGACGATCCCGGCCGACGCGCTGAGGAAGACCGCCCGGGAGTTCGCCGACGCCGAGCGTGCCCAGTGGTTCACCGGCGAGGGGACCAACCACTGGTTCCACGCCAACGACTCGCTCCAGCGCTCGATCTTCTTCGTCCAGTCGATGCTCGGCAACATCGGCAGCCCGGGGAAGGGTTACTACAACTACTCGGGCCAGTACAAGATCGAACTGCTGGACGGCTACCCCCACTACGTCAACCCCGACGGCCACGCCGCCCACGGGATGTACCCCGGCTACGCCTTCGCTTTCTTCGGCGGCGAGCAACTGGACCCCCACGCGATCCGCGGGGACTTCGACGAGGACCTCGATCTCGTGCCACAGGGCGACGCCGACGAGCCCGTGATGCCGAAAGGCGCCGACTCGTACACGATGTCGAAGCCGACGGTCCTGTGGACGATGAACTGCAACCTCCTGAACCAGACCAAACACCAGGAGCACGTCATCGAGAACTTCGTCAAACACCCCGAGACTGGCAACGACCTGTTCGTCGTCTCGGACATGCACATGACCTACTCGGCCCGTCACGCCGACATCGTGCTTCCCGTCCCCTCCTGGCTCGAATGTGACTACCCCGACATCACGGTCGGCCCGGAGAACCCCTTCGTCCACATGGACCACGGCATCATGGACCCGATCTACGACACCAAACAGGACGGGGAGGCCATCGCCTTGCTGGCCGAGACACTCGACGAGAAGATTCCACCGGAGGACCGCAACGTCGACTCCTATCGCTCGTACTTCGATAAGTTCCTCGACGACGACAAAGACCCCGTCGAGTACATCCGCGAGACCTTCGACAAGGGGATGACCACACGGAGTATCGATGTCGAGGATCTCCGGGACGGCCCGGAACGGTTGGACCTGAAGACGTATCCGCGCATCCCGTTCTACTCGCAGATCCACGAGGACCGCCCGTTCTACACCAAGACCGGCCGGATGGAGTTCCACAAGGAGGAAGACCGCTTCCTCGAACTCGGCCGGGACGACTTAGACCACATCGAGAGCGTCGAGGGAACACCCTACGGCGTGAACCAGCGGTGGGACGAGGCCAAAGACGAGGAGAACCCGCTCTACCACGAGGAGGGCAACCAGTTCTACTACAACACTCCCCATCCGAAGTACCGGACCCACTCCTCGTGGGGGATGACCGACTGGAACCTCATCTGGTCGGCCCGTGACTTCGGGAGCGTCAGCGCCGATCCGGAGGGAACCGATCGCCTGGTCGACGACTTCTCGTTCCCGCAGGGCGACGGCGAGACGGCCGACGCGCCGCCGCTCGGCGAACCGTTCGTCGAGATCCACCCGGAGGACGCGGCCGACATCGATGTCGAGAACGGCGACTACGTCCGCATCTCCGGGAAGCGGGGCGACCTCGTGGTCCGGGCGATGGTCAGCGAGCGCCAGCGGCCCCGCTCGGCCGGCGACATGGGGCAGTTGACCCTCTGGCACGGCTGGTGGCCCCAGCAGTTCCCGGACGACGAGGCCGACGACGACAGCATCAAGGGGTACAACACGATGACGAACATCTGGCTCGACCCGCTCCAGGAGACCGACGAACTGGTCCACAAAGCGGTCTTCGGTGACCCGAACGTCGCCGAAGAGATCGACGAGGAGATCGTCTGGCACGGCGCCGAACTGGAACACGGCTACGAGGAGACGGTGTGGGCGCCGACGGGGACCAACCGCGACGACCTCGTCGACGTGGAGAAGTACGCCGAGGCCGACTGGTGGCCCGGCGACGCCCGCCGGGACGACCTGGTCCAGGACTACATCGGTGGCAGTCTCCAGGGGGGTGACAGCTGATGCCCGACGTGTACAACCCCCAACTGGGCCGCGAACAACCGTATCCCTACGAACACCGGGCCGAGGACCGGGACTACCACTGGGGCATGGTCATCAACACGAACCGGTGTATCAACTGCAACACCTGCTCCTTTGCCTGTAAATCCACCTGGACCTCCGGTGAGGGCGAGGAGTACATGTGGTGGATGAACGTCGAGACCGAGCCCTACGGCGGCTACCCGATGGGCTGGGACATGAAACTGCTCTCTGAACTGGAGGAGGGCCAGACCATCTTCGAGGCCGCCGACAGCGGCGAACAGGCGACGGGGTACATCGCCGCCAAACAGGAGTGGGAGTACCCCGCGCTGGGCGACGACCAGGTCCACGGCGAGTACCCCACCGGCGAGACCGTCGAGTCGGACCTGGAGAACGACGAGTACCACGACATCTGGCAGTTCTACCTCCCGCGGCTCTGTAACCACTGCAAGAACCCGGCCTGTCTCGCGGGCTGTCCGCGCCAGGCCATCTACAAGCGCGAGGAGGACGGTATCGTCCTGCTGGACCAGGAGCGCTGTCGGGGCTACCGCCGGTGTGTGAAAGCCTGTCCGTACCACAAGCCGATGTACAACCCCGAGACGGGGATCACCGAGAAGCCGGTCGGCTGTTACCCCCGGATCGAGGAGGGCAACGTCCCCCGGTGTGTCTCCTCGTGTATCGGCAAGACCAGACTGCACGGCAACATCAACCGTGGCCCCGACGCGGGCCACGCCGGCGGCAAGAAGTCGGCGGCCGACGGCCGCTCGCCGATCAACCACCTGGTCCACTCCGACGAGAAGGTGGCCCTGCCGCTGTACCCCCAGTTCGGGACCCAGCCGCAGGTGTTCTACATGCCCCCCTATCACGTCCCGCCGGAGTTCCTGACCCAGATGTTCACCCCCAACACCGAGCAAAAGCACAACGACTGGCCGGGGTCGACCTACGAGGAGTCCGTCCGGATCGTTCAGGAACGGGCCAGAGACCCGAGTCACCACACGCTCGGGATCCTCCAGTTGTTCGGGGCGACGACACGGCTCATCGAGACCTACACGGTCAAGGAGAACAAAGTGAAGGGGTGGGACCAGGACGGCGAGAAGGTCGTCGACGTGCCCATCTACGAG from Haloarcula pelagica carries:
- a CDS encoding molybdopterin-containing oxidoreductase family protein; this translates as MTLSRRDFLSAAGAGAVGALVGSGWGASQATDPVTDVDNPLKAYPNREWEQVYRDIYAYDDVDWTVCHPNCTQSCALNFYMKNGVPIRAEQVYHNEEPSVGPSGYEDAGVSQAWNPRGCMKGLTLHRRTYEPSRIKYPMVRKGWSPDDPNPEGRGEDEFERVSWDEALDLLAEKMARLEDNKQFHIFNAIKADGLFTRHGAGRRLASIFGGCEWTEYDWYADLPPGHVITTGYQTSDADASAWRQADYTIIQGKNLIHNKLADNHFLQETRERGGEMVGIYPDYSPTVQKCDRWLPVRPGSDPAVPLGMAHVIIDEGLYDAEFMRKFTSLPLLVREDDGKYLRAHEVFSDHEPPAEADEHDWGEFVVLDQSGSPVPMDRESVGEEMPATPRLDVDTDVSLAAGESVSVRSDFARQRDNVMANYDPETVAEITTIPADALRKTAREFADAERAQWFTGEGTNHWFHANDSLQRSIFFVQSMLGNIGSPGKGYYNYSGQYKIELLDGYPHYVNPDGHAAHGMYPGYAFAFFGGEQLDPHAIRGDFDEDLDLVPQGDADEPVMPKGADSYTMSKPTVLWTMNCNLLNQTKHQEHVIENFVKHPETGNDLFVVSDMHMTYSARHADIVLPVPSWLECDYPDITVGPENPFVHMDHGIMDPIYDTKQDGEAIALLAETLDEKIPPEDRNVDSYRSYFDKFLDDDKDPVEYIRETFDKGMTTRSIDVEDLRDGPERLDLKTYPRIPFYSQIHEDRPFYTKTGRMEFHKEEDRFLELGRDDLDHIESVEGTPYGVNQRWDEAKDEENPLYHEEGNQFYYNTPHPKYRTHSSWGMTDWNLIWSARDFGSVSADPEGTDRLVDDFSFPQGDGETADAPPLGEPFVEIHPEDAADIDVENGDYVRISGKRGDLVVRAMVSERQRPRSAGDMGQLTLWHGWWPQQFPDDEADDDSIKGYNTMTNIWLDPLQETDELVHKAVFGDPNVAEEIDEEIVWHGAELEHGYEETVWAPTGTNRDDLVDVEKYAEADWWPGDARRDDLVQDYIGGSLQGGDS
- a CDS encoding 4Fe-4S dicluster domain-containing protein, which translates into the protein MPDVYNPQLGREQPYPYEHRAEDRDYHWGMVINTNRCINCNTCSFACKSTWTSGEGEEYMWWMNVETEPYGGYPMGWDMKLLSELEEGQTIFEAADSGEQATGYIAAKQEWEYPALGDDQVHGEYPTGETVESDLENDEYHDIWQFYLPRLCNHCKNPACLAGCPRQAIYKREEDGIVLLDQERCRGYRRCVKACPYHKPMYNPETGITEKPVGCYPRIEEGNVPRCVSSCIGKTRLHGNINRGPDAGHAGGKKSAADGRSPINHLVHSDEKVALPLYPQFGTQPQVFYMPPYHVPPEFLTQMFTPNTEQKHNDWPGSTYEESVRIVQERARDPSHHTLGILQLFGATTRLIETYTVKENKVKGWDQDGEKVVDVPIYEDIEVREGEQWTNQP